The following are encoded together in the Dermacoccus nishinomiyaensis genome:
- the sucC gene encoding ADP-forming succinate--CoA ligase subunit beta, with translation MDLFEYQARDMFEAHGVPVLAGQTATTPEEAKAAAEQIGAKSGGVTVVKAQVKTGGRGKAGGVKVAKSADEAEQYAKDILGMDIKGHTVGTVMIAQGAKIAEEYYFSILLDRANRSYLAMCSKEGGVEIEQLAVERPEALARIEVDPNVGIDGAKADEIVKAAGFDDETAAKVAPVLVKLWETYRDEDATLVEVNPLVKTEDGDIIALDGKVTLDENAGFRHPDHEALEDKAAADPLEAKAKALDLNYVKLDGNVGIIGNGAGLVMSTLDVVAYAGEDFTGGKAKPANFLDIGGGASAEVMANGLDVILNDEQVKSVFVNVFGGITACDAVANGIVGALKKLGDAATKPLVVRLDGNNVEEGRAILSDFNHPLVTVVDTMDGAARKAAELAAAN, from the coding sequence GTGGATCTCTTCGAGTACCAGGCGCGCGACATGTTCGAGGCGCACGGCGTTCCGGTGCTGGCCGGCCAGACGGCCACCACCCCGGAAGAAGCCAAGGCAGCCGCCGAGCAGATCGGTGCGAAGTCGGGCGGTGTCACCGTCGTCAAGGCCCAGGTCAAGACCGGTGGTCGCGGCAAGGCCGGCGGCGTCAAGGTAGCCAAGTCGGCTGACGAGGCCGAGCAGTACGCCAAGGACATCCTGGGCATGGACATCAAGGGCCACACCGTGGGCACCGTGATGATCGCCCAGGGCGCCAAGATCGCCGAGGAGTACTACTTCTCGATCCTGCTCGACCGAGCGAACCGCAGCTACCTCGCGATGTGCTCGAAGGAGGGCGGCGTCGAGATCGAGCAGCTCGCCGTCGAGCGTCCCGAGGCACTCGCGCGCATCGAGGTCGACCCGAACGTCGGCATCGACGGCGCGAAGGCTGACGAGATCGTCAAGGCCGCCGGGTTCGACGACGAGACGGCCGCGAAGGTCGCTCCCGTGCTCGTCAAGCTGTGGGAGACCTACCGCGACGAGGACGCGACGCTGGTCGAGGTGAACCCGCTCGTCAAGACCGAGGATGGCGACATCATTGCGCTCGACGGCAAGGTGACGCTCGACGAGAACGCTGGCTTCCGTCACCCCGACCACGAGGCTCTCGAGGACAAGGCCGCGGCCGACCCGCTGGAGGCCAAGGCCAAGGCGCTCGACCTCAACTACGTGAAGCTCGACGGCAACGTCGGCATCATCGGCAACGGTGCCGGCCTCGTCATGAGCACGCTCGACGTCGTCGCCTACGCCGGTGAGGACTTCACCGGCGGCAAGGCCAAGCCCGCCAACTTCCTCGACATCGGTGGCGGCGCCTCGGCGGAGGTCATGGCCAACGGTCTCGACGTCATCCTGAACGACGAGCAGGTCAAGAGCGTCTTCGTCAACGTCTTCGGTGGCATCACGGCGTGCGACGCCGTCGCCAACGGCATCGTCGGCGCCCTGAAGAAGCTCGGCGACGCGGCGACGAAGCCGCTCGTCGTGCGCCTCGACGGCAACAACGTCGAAGAGGGCCGTGCGATCCTCTCCGACTTCAACCACCCGCTCGTGACGGTCGTGGACACCATGGACGGCGCAGCCCGCAAGGCTGCCGAGCTGGCCGCGGCCAACTGA
- a CDS encoding cobalamin B12-binding domain-containing protein has product MVQHAPATNATPTNAATNGSDRLRVVVAKPGLDGHDRGAKVIARALRDAGMEVIYTGLHQTPEQIVTAAVQEDADAIGLSILSGSHMTQFERLMTLLREQGIDDVVVFGGGIIPEGDIKPLLDMGVARIFTPGAPTHEVVAWVRENVGDAASAHA; this is encoded by the coding sequence ATGGTCCAGCACGCGCCTGCCACGAACGCCACCCCTACGAATGCCGCCACGAACGGCTCCGATCGACTCCGCGTCGTCGTCGCGAAGCCGGGCCTCGACGGCCACGACCGTGGTGCGAAGGTCATCGCGCGGGCGTTGCGCGACGCCGGCATGGAGGTCATCTACACGGGCCTGCACCAGACGCCGGAGCAGATCGTCACGGCTGCGGTGCAGGAGGACGCCGACGCGATCGGCCTGTCGATCCTGTCCGGTTCGCACATGACGCAGTTCGAGCGCCTGATGACGTTGCTGCGCGAGCAGGGCATCGACGACGTCGTCGTCTTCGGTGGCGGAATCATCCCCGAGGGCGACATCAAGCCGCTGCTCGACATGGGTGTCGCGCGCATCTTCACGCCCGGTGCGCCGACGCACGAGGTCGTCGCGTGGGTGCGCGAGAACGTCGGGGACGCGGCGTCCGCACACGCCTGA
- the pcrA gene encoding DNA helicase PcrA → MSGLFDDLPLTAADASRPSSRSGTDASPSRTPSTEAPAGAAAVDPGAVDASGIPLWALQEPPPDEAPADAGTWGDDAPMLGRGSHWGRPDSGRGTRRFEADPASLLEGMNPQQAQAVEHFGTPLLIVAGAGSGKTRVLTHRIAYLMAARGAQPGQILAITFTNKAAAEMRERVEQLVGGAANAMWVSTFHSACVRILRREAKHVGLRSTFSIYDAADSQRLMAMVTRDLDLDPKRYPPKSFSFQVSNLKNELIDAEEAAKRAETDQERKVAEAYRLYQQRLRQANALDFDDIIMTTVTILQAFPQVAEHYRRRFRHILVDEYQDTNHAQYVLVRELAGGEHASGGMASQDAEGDSRATSAVPMADLCVVGDADQSIYAFRGATIRNIVEFEEDYPNATTILLEQNYRSTQNILGAANSVIERNPERRKKNLWSDQGDGEKIVGYVADSEHDEAAFVARTIDKLGDDHGVKPKDVAVFYRTNAQSRALEEVFVRVGLPYKVVGGTRFYERKEIKDALAYLRVISNPADTVNLRRILNTPKRGIGDRAEACLGALAERERITFIEALARADEAPGIATRSVSAVKGFTEILESLRQTRESGSGVGPLIEAILERTGYLKELRTSKDPQDETRIENLAELVAVANEFDDNYPGATLEDFLEQVSLVADADEIPKDAEDQGVVTLMTLHTAKGLEFPVVFLTGMEDGTFPHMRALGDTKELEEERRLAYVGITRARERLHLSRAAVRSAWGAPQYNPPSRFLGEIPEEFVHWEREATAFASSQPRGYAAFGSGGGSPYGSGGSRHDDDGPVIGRGSAPVARMSSSGRSSGAGSFSTTKNSAVGRGMREIPNLDAGDKVTHDSFGLGTVVRVEGQGDRAMAHIDFGDGPPKRLLLRYAPVTKL, encoded by the coding sequence ATGAGTGGCCTCTTCGACGACCTTCCGCTGACCGCTGCCGACGCCTCCCGTCCCTCCTCCAGGAGCGGTACCGACGCGTCGCCGTCGCGTACCCCGAGCACGGAGGCTCCCGCCGGGGCCGCCGCAGTCGATCCGGGGGCGGTCGACGCGTCCGGCATCCCGTTGTGGGCCCTGCAGGAACCGCCGCCCGACGAGGCCCCCGCCGACGCCGGCACATGGGGCGACGACGCGCCGATGCTGGGTCGCGGATCGCACTGGGGTCGCCCCGATTCGGGCCGCGGCACGCGACGTTTCGAGGCCGATCCTGCGAGCCTGCTCGAGGGCATGAACCCGCAGCAGGCGCAGGCCGTCGAGCACTTCGGGACGCCGTTGCTCATCGTCGCGGGCGCCGGTTCGGGCAAGACGCGCGTGCTGACGCACCGCATCGCCTACCTGATGGCGGCGCGTGGCGCACAGCCCGGCCAGATCCTCGCGATCACCTTCACGAACAAGGCGGCCGCCGAGATGCGTGAGCGCGTCGAGCAGCTCGTCGGGGGTGCGGCGAACGCGATGTGGGTGAGCACGTTCCACTCCGCGTGCGTGCGCATCCTGCGCCGTGAAGCCAAGCATGTGGGGTTGCGCTCGACGTTCTCGATCTACGACGCGGCCGACAGTCAGCGCCTCATGGCGATGGTGACGCGCGATCTCGACCTCGATCCGAAGCGCTACCCGCCGAAGTCGTTCAGTTTCCAGGTGAGCAACCTGAAGAACGAGCTGATCGACGCCGAGGAGGCCGCGAAGCGCGCCGAGACGGATCAGGAGCGCAAGGTCGCCGAGGCCTACCGTCTCTACCAGCAGCGCCTGCGGCAGGCGAACGCGCTCGACTTCGACGACATCATCATGACGACGGTCACCATCCTGCAGGCGTTCCCGCAGGTGGCCGAGCACTACCGGCGCCGCTTCCGGCACATCCTCGTCGACGAGTACCAGGACACGAACCACGCGCAGTACGTCCTCGTGCGCGAGCTCGCCGGCGGTGAGCACGCCTCGGGCGGCATGGCGAGCCAGGACGCCGAGGGCGATTCGCGCGCCACGAGCGCGGTACCCATGGCCGACCTGTGCGTCGTCGGTGACGCCGATCAGTCGATCTACGCCTTCCGTGGGGCGACGATCCGCAACATCGTCGAGTTCGAGGAGGACTACCCGAACGCGACGACGATCCTGCTCGAGCAGAACTACCGTTCGACGCAGAACATCCTCGGCGCGGCGAACTCCGTCATCGAGCGCAACCCGGAGCGTCGCAAGAAGAACCTGTGGTCCGATCAGGGCGACGGCGAGAAGATCGTCGGGTACGTCGCCGATTCCGAGCATGACGAGGCCGCGTTCGTCGCGCGCACGATCGACAAGCTCGGCGACGATCACGGCGTCAAGCCCAAGGACGTCGCGGTGTTCTACCGGACGAACGCTCAATCGCGCGCGCTCGAGGAGGTATTCGTCCGTGTCGGCCTGCCGTACAAGGTCGTCGGTGGCACGCGGTTCTACGAGCGCAAGGAGATCAAGGACGCGCTCGCGTACCTGCGCGTCATCTCGAACCCGGCCGACACCGTCAACCTGCGCCGCATCCTCAACACACCGAAGCGCGGCATCGGTGACCGCGCCGAGGCATGCCTCGGGGCGCTCGCGGAGCGGGAGCGCATCACATTCATCGAGGCGCTCGCGCGGGCCGACGAAGCGCCGGGCATCGCGACGCGGTCGGTGAGCGCCGTCAAGGGCTTCACCGAGATCCTCGAGAGCCTGCGGCAGACGCGCGAGTCCGGTAGCGGCGTCGGCCCCCTCATCGAGGCGATCCTCGAGCGCACGGGGTATCTGAAGGAGCTGCGCACGAGCAAGGATCCTCAGGACGAGACGCGCATCGAGAACCTCGCCGAGCTCGTCGCCGTCGCCAACGAGTTCGACGACAACTACCCGGGCGCGACGCTCGAGGACTTCCTCGAGCAGGTCTCCCTCGTGGCCGACGCGGACGAGATACCGAAGGACGCCGAAGATCAGGGCGTCGTCACCCTCATGACGTTGCACACCGCAAAGGGCCTCGAGTTTCCGGTCGTATTCCTCACCGGCATGGAGGACGGCACGTTCCCGCACATGCGCGCTCTCGGCGACACGAAGGAGCTCGAGGAGGAGCGGCGCCTCGCCTACGTCGGCATCACCCGGGCGCGCGAGCGCCTGCACCTGTCACGCGCTGCCGTGCGCAGCGCGTGGGGTGCGCCGCAGTACAACCCGCCGTCGCGCTTCCTCGGCGAGATCCCGGAGGAGTTCGTCCACTGGGAGCGCGAGGCCACGGCGTTCGCGTCGTCCCAGCCGCGCGGGTACGCCGCGTTCGGCAGCGGGGGCGGTTCGCCCTACGGCTCGGGTGGCAGCAGGCACGACGATGACGGCCCCGTCATCGGGCGCGGCTCCGCGCCGGTGGCGCGGATGTCGTCGAGCGGTCGCAGCTCCGGGGCCGGTTCGTTCTCGACCACGAAGAACTCCGCCGTCGGCCGCGGCATGCGCGAGATCCCGAACCTCGACGCCGGCGACAAGGTGACGCACGACAGCTTCGGCCTCGGCACCGTCGTGCGCGTCGAGGGTCAGGGCGACCGAGCGATGGCTCACATCGACTTCGGCGACGGCCCACCCAAGCGCCTGCTCCTGCGCTACGCGCCCGTCACGAAGCTGTGA
- a CDS encoding DedA family protein, whose translation MDVQAILDAIPAPAVYVLTGLIILLESVGIPLPGEIMLVTASLFASGPHPHVSIHLVALAAILGAVIGDSIGYYVGRHFGERLFAWLGPRFPHHVNDETIGYAKHAFHTHGIWAVFFGRFVALLRIFAGPLAGSLHMKYARFLAANVLGAICWAGGTAYGVHFLGKIAEKWMKNFSYIGLGAAIVLGIVLTTVARKRISANVAEYAERKRAAGEEVNPADPRAVS comes from the coding sequence GTGGATGTTCAGGCGATTCTCGATGCGATTCCGGCCCCGGCCGTCTACGTGCTGACCGGTCTCATCATCCTGCTCGAGAGCGTCGGCATCCCCCTGCCCGGCGAGATCATGCTCGTCACCGCGTCGCTGTTCGCCTCAGGGCCGCACCCGCACGTCAGCATCCACCTCGTCGCACTGGCCGCCATCCTCGGCGCCGTCATCGGCGACTCGATCGGCTACTACGTCGGTCGACACTTCGGTGAGCGCCTGTTCGCGTGGCTCGGTCCACGCTTCCCCCATCATGTCAACGACGAGACGATCGGGTACGCGAAGCACGCCTTCCACACCCACGGCATCTGGGCGGTGTTCTTCGGACGCTTCGTCGCGCTGCTGCGCATCTTCGCCGGCCCACTCGCCGGCTCGCTGCACATGAAGTATGCGCGCTTCCTGGCCGCCAACGTGCTCGGCGCCATCTGCTGGGCCGGCGGCACCGCCTACGGCGTCCACTTCCTCGGCAAGATCGCCGAGAAGTGGATGAAGAACTTCTCCTACATCGGGCTCGGCGCCGCCATCGTCCTCGGCATCGTGTTGACGACGGTCGCCCGCAAGCGCATCAGCGCCAACGTCGCCGAGTACGCCGAACGCAAGCGCGCCGCCGGTGAAGAGGTCAACCCCGCCGATCCGCGCGCGGTGAGCTGA
- a CDS encoding NUDIX hydrolase, with amino-acid sequence MKGDGVPDIPIFVRGLEDGREVLRARLAQGIAPRRQVRDAGFKPIALRTATLVHDGVELTFEVARMHAAHHRLAGVARAAGPVDLVRQRLAAYAVVTSERGVLLTQLSRETGRPGLWILPGGGVEAGEAPEAAAAREVWEEAGQRISDARLWDVSSSHRVGDGREGMVEDFHAVRLIYSARCDEPSEPTVHDVGGSTQHAAWFAAADVVDPTSDGYPSGGMAPWALESLRQVLGSSG; translated from the coding sequence ATGAAGGGCGACGGCGTCCCCGACATCCCGATCTTCGTGCGGGGTCTGGAGGACGGTCGCGAGGTGCTGCGTGCCCGGTTGGCGCAGGGCATCGCGCCGCGGCGTCAGGTGCGCGACGCGGGGTTCAAACCGATCGCCCTGCGCACGGCGACACTCGTCCATGACGGCGTCGAGCTGACGTTCGAGGTCGCGCGCATGCATGCGGCTCATCATCGCCTCGCGGGTGTCGCGCGCGCCGCCGGCCCGGTCGATCTGGTGCGCCAACGCCTGGCTGCGTACGCGGTCGTGACGAGCGAGAGGGGCGTGCTGCTGACGCAGCTGTCGCGCGAGACGGGGCGTCCGGGGCTGTGGATCCTGCCCGGGGGCGGGGTCGAGGCCGGCGAGGCGCCCGAGGCGGCCGCCGCGCGCGAGGTCTGGGAGGAGGCCGGGCAGCGCATCAGCGACGCGCGGTTGTGGGACGTCTCGTCCTCGCACCGCGTCGGCGATGGCAGGGAGGGGATGGTCGAGGACTTCCACGCCGTCCGCCTCATCTACTCGGCCCGCTGCGACGAGCCCAGCGAACCCACCGTCCACGACGTCGGGGGCTCGACGCAGCACGCGGCGTGGTTCGCGGCGGCCGACGTGGTCGACCCCACCTCCGACGGCTACCCGAGCGGCGGCATGGCTCCCTGGGCGCTCGAATCGCTGCGGCAGGTGCTCGGCTCCTCAGGTTGA
- a CDS encoding glycosyltransferase family 4 protein: MKIALVSDCYLPRLGGIEVQVHDLAQRLVAQGHEVVAYTVTPAHREQHSGLEIVDGIPVHRFSLGLPHDVALNPMAVSQLRLALSKGGFDVVHAHIGVISVFSFDAVRLALDLGLPTAVTWHSVMAWAGPLLKPLGFVRRWAKGGAALSAVSQVAAHPIRDMAGRGHEVVVLPNGIDADAWTPGEPRTGDEVRVISAMRLATRKRPLEFFSVMKAVHREAPNVRLEIAGEGDLRPKLVRAVDLADAHEWVSLPGRMTRAQLHDRYRASDLYVAPARLESFGIAALEARSSGLPVVAPSTSGVSEFVTSGVNGLLAGDDDDLAQAIIRLALDTDLRRTMAEYNRTHRPAQTWDQVVRLAEAEYARAAALRAAR, encoded by the coding sequence GTGAAGATCGCCCTCGTGTCCGACTGCTATCTGCCGCGTCTGGGCGGCATCGAGGTGCAGGTGCACGACCTCGCGCAGCGCCTGGTGGCGCAGGGGCACGAGGTCGTTGCGTACACCGTCACCCCGGCTCACCGTGAGCAGCACAGCGGCCTCGAGATCGTCGACGGCATCCCGGTGCATCGGTTTTCGCTCGGGTTGCCGCACGATGTCGCGCTCAATCCGATGGCCGTCTCGCAGCTTCGCCTGGCGCTGTCGAAAGGCGGTTTCGACGTCGTCCACGCGCACATCGGCGTCATCAGCGTGTTCTCCTTCGACGCCGTCCGCCTCGCCCTCGATCTGGGCCTGCCGACGGCGGTGACGTGGCACTCCGTCATGGCGTGGGCCGGTCCGCTGCTCAAGCCGCTCGGTTTCGTACGCCGCTGGGCCAAGGGCGGCGCTGCGTTGTCGGCGGTCTCGCAGGTCGCGGCGCACCCGATCCGCGACATGGCCGGCCGCGGCCACGAGGTCGTCGTGCTGCCGAACGGCATCGACGCCGACGCGTGGACGCCCGGCGAGCCGCGCACGGGCGACGAGGTGCGTGTCATCTCGGCGATGCGGCTGGCCACGCGCAAGCGTCCGCTCGAGTTCTTCTCGGTGATGAAGGCGGTGCACCGCGAGGCACCGAACGTCCGGCTCGAGATCGCGGGGGAGGGCGACCTGCGCCCGAAGCTCGTGCGCGCCGTCGACCTCGCCGACGCCCACGAGTGGGTCTCCTTGCCAGGACGCATGACGCGCGCGCAACTGCACGACCGCTACCGCGCCTCAGACCTGTACGTCGCGCCGGCGCGGCTCGAGTCGTTCGGCATCGCGGCGCTCGAGGCGCGCTCATCAGGGCTGCCCGTCGTCGCGCCGTCGACGAGCGGCGTCTCGGAGTTTGTCACCTCGGGCGTCAACGGGCTGCTCGCGGGCGATGACGACGACCTCGCGCAGGCCATCATCCGCCTCGCGCTCGACACCGACCTGCGCCGGACGATGGCCGAGTACAACCGCACGCATCGCCCGGCGCAGACGTGGGATCAGGTCGTCCGTCTCGCCGAGGCCGAGTACGCACGGGCCGCGGCACTGCGAGCGGCGCGATGA
- a CDS encoding PIG-L deacetylase family protein, with amino-acid sequence MKTMITTPDGQPRRTLVAFHAHPDDEALLTSGTMAKAAAQGHHVVLVVATDGALGLAGSEYGTPDELAARRWDEVSTSARALGVARLETLGYADSGMGPQVFPDPPGKRRFVTVPVEEAAEALAVILREEDADVLLTYDAAGGYGHRDHVRVHEVGAHAAELAGTPRVLEATAPRDLLVRALHLVARFYRFPDDFDMAGFERAYSARKDITHRVNVLRQAGAKRASMAAHTSQASADGDADRTLAAFLRIPRPLYDIVFGREWFRDPAHVGPVSHDIFAGLTEHEDRAE; translated from the coding sequence ATGAAGACGATGATCACCACCCCAGACGGCCAGCCGCGACGCACCCTCGTCGCATTCCATGCCCACCCCGACGACGAGGCGCTGCTCACCTCCGGCACGATGGCAAAGGCCGCGGCGCAGGGGCATCACGTCGTCCTCGTCGTGGCGACGGACGGCGCGCTCGGCCTCGCCGGGTCGGAATACGGAACGCCTGACGAACTCGCGGCGCGACGCTGGGACGAAGTATCGACCAGCGCCCGCGCGCTCGGGGTCGCCCGCTTGGAGACACTCGGCTACGCCGATTCGGGCATGGGCCCGCAGGTGTTTCCCGACCCGCCGGGCAAGCGGCGCTTCGTCACGGTGCCCGTCGAGGAAGCAGCCGAGGCGCTCGCCGTCATCCTGCGCGAGGAGGACGCCGACGTCCTGCTCACCTACGACGCCGCCGGCGGCTACGGCCACCGCGACCACGTGCGCGTCCATGAGGTCGGCGCGCACGCGGCTGAGCTGGCGGGCACGCCGCGCGTACTCGAGGCGACGGCGCCCCGCGACCTGCTCGTGCGCGCGCTGCACCTCGTGGCGCGTTTCTACCGTTTCCCCGACGACTTCGACATGGCCGGCTTCGAACGCGCCTACTCGGCCCGCAAGGACATCACTCATCGCGTCAACGTCCTCCGTCAAGCGGGCGCGAAGCGAGCGTCGATGGCGGCGCACACGTCACAGGCGAGTGCTGACGGTGACGCCGACCGCACCCTCGCCGCGTTCCTGCGCATCCCGCGGCCGCTGTACGACATCGTCTTCGGACGCGAATGGTTCCGCGACCCCGCCCACGTCGGCCCCGTCAGCCACGACATCTTCGCAGGGCTGACCGAGCACGAGGACCGCGCCGAGTGA
- a CDS encoding lysylphosphatidylglycerol synthase transmembrane domain-containing protein, which translates to MPRPNAWQSAQAVIGIGLAAAILYWGVPWFGETTWPEIGRHLQLLGWASSLELFALVAFGLWLYTFALTGSIPGLGHVKALIVNVAGSAAGNLLPGGGAAGVAATYLMLRSWGFQAAAISTSVIVTGVWNLVARLAMPLLGVALLSSTDALPKGVRRGALTGGIVGLVIIAAFVGVLLSPGLTQRFGAWLDRRVGERVRRRRPGFEIEATLVDQRRRLAGVTAHGWAPMTVGVVGYLAVYFVLFWRTMEAVGVDMPLSKLFAAYAVGRLLTTVGVTPGGLGVTEAGTLAVLVAWGADKPAAAAGVLVFALFTHLLEVPLGALGWLAWWLMPKQPVLDAATSPRSSSPT; encoded by the coding sequence ATGCCGCGTCCCAACGCGTGGCAGAGCGCGCAGGCCGTCATCGGCATCGGCCTGGCCGCGGCGATCCTGTACTGGGGCGTGCCGTGGTTCGGCGAGACGACATGGCCCGAGATCGGGCGGCATCTGCAACTGCTCGGGTGGGCGAGCAGCCTCGAACTGTTCGCGCTCGTCGCGTTCGGGCTGTGGCTCTACACCTTCGCGCTGACCGGCTCCATACCCGGGCTGGGGCACGTCAAGGCGCTCATCGTCAACGTCGCAGGGTCCGCGGCCGGCAACCTCCTGCCCGGCGGTGGCGCGGCCGGCGTCGCCGCGACCTACCTGATGCTGCGCTCCTGGGGGTTTCAGGCCGCAGCGATCTCGACGTCGGTCATCGTCACCGGCGTGTGGAACCTCGTGGCGCGCCTCGCGATGCCGCTGCTCGGCGTCGCGCTGCTCAGCTCGACGGACGCCCTGCCGAAGGGAGTGCGTCGCGGCGCGCTGACCGGCGGAATCGTCGGGCTCGTCATCATCGCCGCGTTCGTCGGCGTGCTGCTCTCCCCCGGTCTGACGCAGCGGTTCGGCGCGTGGCTCGATCGCCGAGTCGGTGAACGTGTGCGACGTCGCCGGCCCGGTTTCGAGATCGAGGCGACGCTCGTCGATCAACGACGCCGTCTGGCGGGCGTGACCGCGCACGGGTGGGCGCCGATGACGGTAGGCGTCGTCGGGTACCTCGCCGTCTACTTCGTGCTGTTCTGGCGGACGATGGAGGCGGTCGGCGTCGACATGCCCCTGAGCAAGTTGTTCGCGGCATACGCCGTCGGGCGCCTGCTGACGACCGTCGGCGTGACGCCGGGCGGCCTCGGCGTGACGGAGGCCGGCACCCTCGCCGTCCTCGTCGCATGGGGCGCGGACAAACCCGCCGCAGCTGCCGGCGTCCTCGTCTTCGCCTTGTTCACACACCTGCTCGAGGTGCCTCTTGGCGCACTGGGCTGGCTGGCGTGGTGGCTCATGCCGAAGCAACCCGTCCTCGACGCCGCGACGTCGCCCAGGTCGTCATCGCCGACCTGA
- a CDS encoding type 1 glutamine amidotransferase, giving the protein MSEQTNPQPTAAPRIDDDPAAMGGVPTDAGLVGSSTSGEVQARVNEDPAAMDVVPTTLGDPSGPSKGRVTLVHLYPREMSIYGDLGNTRCLEARLRWHGYEPNVVSHNPGDELPDDIHLVVGGGGQDSGQARVEADLERIGPRLVSMAEDGVPMLMICGMYQLFGKAFRTVEGETLPGLGILDVTTQGNAKRMIGPVVLSTEFGDVVGYENHSGSTVLGDGQRAFGDVRSGFGNNGEDGKEGARTRNVIGSYLHGPILPSNPKLADFLITVAAERATGRPFEPGEIDDHLADEARARQVARLTKKN; this is encoded by the coding sequence ATGAGCGAGCAGACGAACCCCCAGCCGACGGCTGCCCCTCGGATCGACGACGACCCCGCGGCGATGGGCGGGGTGCCCACGGATGCTGGGCTGGTCGGCTCGTCGACATCGGGTGAGGTGCAGGCGCGGGTCAACGAGGACCCGGCGGCGATGGATGTCGTCCCGACGACACTGGGCGATCCGAGTGGCCCGAGCAAGGGCCGCGTCACGCTCGTGCACCTGTACCCGCGGGAGATGTCGATCTACGGCGACCTCGGCAACACGCGCTGCCTCGAGGCACGCCTGCGCTGGCACGGTTACGAACCGAACGTCGTGAGCCACAACCCCGGCGACGAACTGCCCGACGACATCCACCTCGTCGTCGGCGGTGGCGGCCAGGATTCGGGGCAGGCGCGTGTCGAGGCCGATCTCGAACGCATCGGCCCGCGCCTCGTCAGCATGGCTGAGGACGGCGTCCCGATGCTCATGATCTGCGGCATGTACCAGTTGTTCGGCAAGGCGTTCCGCACCGTCGAGGGCGAAACGCTGCCCGGTCTCGGCATCCTCGACGTCACGACGCAGGGCAACGCGAAGCGCATGATCGGGCCCGTCGTGCTGTCGACCGAGTTCGGCGACGTCGTCGGGTACGAGAATCACTCGGGTTCGACGGTGCTCGGCGACGGCCAGCGTGCGTTCGGTGACGTGCGTTCCGGTTTTGGCAACAACGGCGAGGACGGCAAGGAGGGCGCGCGCACGCGCAACGTCATCGGGTCGTATCTGCACGGCCCGATCCTGCCGTCGAACCCGAAGCTCGCGGACTTCCTCATCACCGTCGCCGCCGAGCGCGCCACGGGCCGTCCGTTCGAGCCGGGCGAGATCGACGACCACCTCGCCGACGAAGCCCGCGCCCGCCAGGTCGCACGTCTGACGAAGAAGAACTGA